The Paenibacillus sp. 481 DNA window GGAGCGTGAGGCGGAGAAAGAGCAGAAGACAAGTGCGAATTTAGAGGCGTTTAAAAAGGCGCAGCCTAAAGAGAGCGTTGCCGTTCATTTAGAGGCAGATATAGATCTGGATAAGCGTAATGAAACGTATATTATTGCGGAGAGCGGACGGATGTATGTCGTTAAGGGGGCAACGGTTAGACTGCAAGCAGATGGCGTTAGATTTAATCAGACTGCTGGTGAGCCTAAGCTGGAGATCGTGGAGCCAAGTCCAGGTGTACGACACTTAGCGGTGATGTATTATTATGTTCCTTCGAATACAGGTCTCATTATTTATAGTTGGGCTAATGGAGAACTAAATGAAGTGTTCGACATTACGGGTGACTTGGACGTGCAATGGGTGGACAAGAAAACGATCGTTCAGGAGTCGAAAAAGTTTAGAGGGGTAGAAGACGGCGACCGGGGCTGGGACCCCGTTGCTACTTTTTACTCGTGGGATGCGAAGTTAAAGCAGTATGTGGAACATGATGTGCATCAATTGGATCAAGAAGTATCAAAGTTAAGATAATGAATAAATACACTTTCCTTAAGCCTTCGTTCGGCAGTTGTCGAGCGGAGGCTTTTTTATTGTTAACTATTTATTTTTAAATATGGTTTACAATATCTTGAGCATTGGGCGGTCATGAGCTAAAATAAATACTCATAACGTAAACTTGTTAATCCCCTTTAGTGGTTAACAATTAGGTGAGTGACTCATACATAGTAGTCTGTTAGCGCAAAGAGGATGCTTTGTTTATGGAAGACGTGGTAGAAATGGAAGGCATGAAGGCTATGAAGGGTATGGAAGGCATGAAAGATGTAGAAGCTGCGGAAGCCATGGAAGACACAGAAGACGTAGAGAACTTGGAAGGTATTGCAGGCGTGGGTGGGAATGCTGCGCGAGGTGTGTTCATATCTTCTACTGGAACAGGTGTTGGCAAGACGGTTGTTACCTCGGGGCTTGCAGCTTATTTGCAAGCGATAGGCTGCTCTGTAGACGTATGGAAGCCTGTACAGAGCGGGGTGGAGCTTGGCGCTGTCGATGCGGATAGTTATCGACTTCGTTGGGGGAGTGGGTTAACGAATGTGACGGAAGAACAATTCGTTACGCTGACTTTGCCAGAGCCATTAGCACCATGGATGGCTGCGGAACGGTGTGGGAGGCACATTGACGTAGGCGCGCTTATTGCGGAAGGCCAGCGTCGATTACGTGCGGGCGCATTGCTCGTAGAAGGTGCTGGCGGGATAGCCGTACCGTTTAACGAGCAGGTGACCATGGCCGACTTTGCGTACCAGTTGCGCATGCCTGTCTTGCTAGTGGCGGCACCGGGACTAGGTACGGTAAGTCACACGGTTACGGCTATTCAATTTGCACGCAGCCGCGGCATCACAGATATAGCCGTATTGTTCAGTGGTTCGCCGGAGCAGGCGAATGCAAAGGCGCGTGTAGAAAATGCGCGCATGATTGAAGCGCTGGCCCACGTTCCGGTGCTTGGGGACGCCCCGTGGCTGCCTCAACCGACCGCGGAATGGGGCGGCGAAGGCGTAGTGGATGAAGCCGCTGAAGCTGATGATGTGGCTGCCGCCGATTCCGCTGGCGCCGCTGACGCTGCTGATGTCTCTGATGCGGATGACACTGCAAATGCTTGGGCACTGTGGCGTTCGGCTTGGGTAGAGCAGATATTGAACGTGCCTGCTTTGCATGAGCTAAGGGTGTGGCTGCACGCACGAATTGGAATGAGGTAACTAATGGATGAAGTGCAGAGGCTAGGGTAGATGAAAATGTTATGTTTTCTAAAATGGGAGGGTTTGTAATGGTACAGATGTTGGAGCAAGTCGGTTGCGATTGGCGCGATTTAGCGGCCAAGGCCATTCAAGGCGAGGCTATCACACGTGAGGAGGCACTGGCAGTATTACGTGCCGATGATGATGAATTGCTAGCTATTATGGATGCGGCATTTCGAGTGCGTAAGCATTTTTACGGTAAAAAAGTGAAGTTGAATTTAATCATTAACGCCAAAAGCGGCTTGTGCCCTGAAGACTGCGGCTACTGCTCGCAATCACGTGTGTCCGATGCGCCGATTACGAAATATTCTATGCTGCAAAAAGATGACCTCGTAGCAGGAGCACGCAAGGCGATGGAACTACAAGTAGGCACGTACTGCATCGTGGCAAGTGGACGAGGACCTTCGCCGCGCGAGTTAGATCAAGTTGTAGCCGCTGTAGAAGAAATTAAATCCACCATGCCAATGAAAATTTGCGCTTGCCTAGGTATTTTATCGCAAGAACAAGCGAATCGCCTCAAAGTTGCAGGCGTTGATCGTTACAATCATAACTTGAATACGTCGCGTGACCATTACTCACATATTACATCTACGCATACATATGACGATCGAATTGATACCGTTGAGACGGCCAAACAAGCCGGAATGTCTCCTTGTTCAGGGGTCATCATCGGCATGGGGGAGTCCGACGAGCAGTTAGTTGATGTTGCATTTGCGCTGCGTGAACTTGATGCGGACTCGATTCCAGTCAACTTTCTTAATTCCATCCCAGGCACACCGCTTGCAGGTATGAACCATCTAGACCCACGTCGCTGCCTCAAGACGCTCGCGTTGCTTCGCTTCGTATGCCCTACAAAAGAAATTCGCGCATCCGGCGGACGCGAAGTGAATTTGCGCTCTTTACAGCCGTTGGCTCTGTTCGCGGCTAATTCCGTGTTCGTCGGTGACTACTTGACGACTGAAGG harbors:
- the bioD gene encoding dethiobiotin synthase is translated as MEDVVEMEGMKAMKGMEGMKDVEAAEAMEDTEDVENLEGIAGVGGNAARGVFISSTGTGVGKTVVTSGLAAYLQAIGCSVDVWKPVQSGVELGAVDADSYRLRWGSGLTNVTEEQFVTLTLPEPLAPWMAAERCGRHIDVGALIAEGQRRLRAGALLVEGAGGIAVPFNEQVTMADFAYQLRMPVLLVAAPGLGTVSHTVTAIQFARSRGITDIAVLFSGSPEQANAKARVENARMIEALAHVPVLGDAPWLPQPTAEWGGEGVVDEAAEADDVAAADSAGAADAADVSDADDTANAWALWRSAWVEQILNVPALHELRVWLHARIGMR
- the bioB gene encoding biotin synthase BioB: MVQMLEQVGCDWRDLAAKAIQGEAITREEALAVLRADDDELLAIMDAAFRVRKHFYGKKVKLNLIINAKSGLCPEDCGYCSQSRVSDAPITKYSMLQKDDLVAGARKAMELQVGTYCIVASGRGPSPRELDQVVAAVEEIKSTMPMKICACLGILSQEQANRLKVAGVDRYNHNLNTSRDHYSHITSTHTYDDRIDTVETAKQAGMSPCSGVIIGMGESDEQLVDVAFALRELDADSIPVNFLNSIPGTPLAGMNHLDPRRCLKTLALLRFVCPTKEIRASGGREVNLRSLQPLALFAANSVFVGDYLTTEGQEATADHGMIADMGFEIERCAL